Proteins co-encoded in one Nicotiana sylvestris chromosome 7, ASM39365v2, whole genome shotgun sequence genomic window:
- the LOC104223564 gene encoding K(+) efflux antiporter 4-like: MGGLFVVLLILSFSFQYVLSDADAKFEDADDVVNASEFNSSRSTEVTFANMIDRALEKEFNETDDKSDATDPRSFNNSVADQEAVLETVARVKPKKNETKEEKSFQLHDVFHLENDNGAEDTPTLIDRKDNVFIMSNPKSKFPVLQLDLRLISDLVVVIVSATCGGIAFACAGQPVFTGYLLAGSVIGPGGFNFVSEMVQVETVAQFGVIFLLFALGLEFSTAKLRIVRAVAVLGGLLQIFLFMCLSGITASLCGGEASEGVFVGVFLSMSSTAVVLKFLMERNSVNTLYGQVTIGTLILQDCTVGLLFALLPILGGSSGALQGMVSMAKLFVVLVIFLAILSVLCRTCVPWFLKLMIGLSSQTNELYQLASVAFCLLVAWCSDKLGLSLELGSFAAGVMISTTDLAQHTLEQVEPIRNFFAALFLASIGMLIHVHFLWNHIDILVAAVILVIVIKTIVVAAVVKGFGYTNKAAILVGMSLAQIGEFAFVLLSRASNLHLIEGKVYMLLLGTTALSLVTTPLLFKLIPAVVHLGILLRWFSPETPNEIGPKGDILRADSSKRISVLIQGSRDS, from the exons ATGGGAGGGCTCTTCGTTGTCCTCCTCATTCTCTCCTTCTCCTTCCAATACGTTCTCTCTGATGCTGATGCGAAGTTTGAAGATGCAGACGACGTCGTAAATGCTTCTGAATTCAACTCGTCTAGATCTACGGAAGTTACCTTCGCTAACATGATCGATCGAGCTCTCGAAAAGGAGTTCAACGAGACTGACGACAAGTCCGATG CAACTGATCCCAGAAGCTTCAACAACAGCGTGGCAGATCAAGAG GCAGTTTTGGAAACTGTTGCTAGGGTCAAGCCCAAGAAGAATGAGACGAAGGAGGAAAA GTCGTTCCAGTTGCATGATGttttccacctggagaatgacaATGGAGCTGAAGATACACCTACCTTGATAGATCGAAAG GATAATGTCTTTATCATGTCTAATCCCAAGTCGAAGTTTCCAGTGCTGCAGCTAGACTTGAG ATTAATATcggatctcgttgttgtcattgtTTCTGCAACTTGTGGTGGCATTGCCTTTGCTTGTGCTGGACAACCG GTTTTCACAGGATATTTGCTAGCAGGATCTGTAATTGGACCAGGGGGTTTTAACTTTGTCAGTGAAATGGTGCAG GTGGAAACAGTTGCTCAATTTGGTGttatttttcttctatttgcATTGGGTTTGGAGTTCTCCACCGCGAAG CTTCGCATTGTTCGAGCTGTTGCTGTGCTAGGAGGGTTACTCCAAATTTTTCTCTTCATGTGTTTGTCTGGGATAACAGCCTCG TTATGCGGTGGGGAAGCATCTGAAGGTGTTTTTGTCGGCGTCTTCTTATCAATGTCTTCAACAGCAGTG GTGTTAAAATTTTTGATGGAAAGAAATAGTGTTAACACCCTCTATGGGCAAGTCACCATTGGAACTCTTATTCTGCAG GATTGCACGGTGGGTTTGCTATTTGCACTGCTTCCTATTCTAGGTGGTAGTTCCGGTGCTCTTCAAGGAATGGTTTCCATGGCAAAACT ATTTGTCGTTCTGGTCATATTCTTGGCCATTTTGTCAGTATTATGCCGCACCTGTGTACCTTGGTTTCTTAAGCTAATGATTGGCCTATCTTCGCAG ACTAATGAACTGTATCAACTTGCATCTGTGGCTTTCTGCTTGCTTGTTGCTTGG TGTAGTGATAAACTGGGTTTGAGTCTTGAGCTGGGTTCTTTTGCTGCTGGAGTGATGATATCAACAACCGATCTTGCTCAACATACACTTGAACAG GTTGAACCTATACGGAACTTCTTTGCTGCTCTTTTTCTAGCTAGCATTGGAATGCTTATCCATGTTCATTTTCTTTGGAATCACATTGATATCTTAGTAGCAGCTGTTATATTGGTCATCGTTATAAAAACTATAGTGGTTGCTGCAGTTGTCAAGGGTTTTGGCTACACCAACAAGGCTGCAATTCTA GTTGGAATGTCTCTAGCTCAAATAGGAGAGTTTGCTTTTGTTCTTCTTAGCCGTGCTTCAAATCTTCATCTAATTGAG GGTAAAGTGTATATGCTGCTTCTGGGCACAACTGCACTTAGCTTG GTGACCACACCATTGCTTTTCAAGCTAATTCCTGCTGTTGTGCATCTTGGAATACTACTGCGGTGGTTCTCGCCTGAAACTCCAAATGAG ATTGGACCCAAAGGAGATATCCTGCGCGCAGACAGTTCTAAGCGTATCAGTGTGCTGATCCAAGGATCCCGTGATTCATGA
- the LOC138872525 gene encoding uncharacterized protein codes for MCPPVKQKLRKFKPDMSLKIKEEVTKQIKAKVLRKAVKGHELADHFAENPVEGEYEPLKMYFSDKEVSFVEEDITEAYDGWRMFFDEAANFKGVGIGAVLVSEICQYYPVSAKLRFPSTNNMAKYEAYILRLNMTIDINIQELLVIDDSDLLVHQVQGEWATKNSKILSYLHHVHELRKRFTKIEFRHVPRIQNEFVDALATLSSMIQHSDKNFIDPIPVKIHSQPAYCAHVEEETDRKPWFHDIKEYLAKGEYLKHANHTQKRTLRRLSNHFFHIGGNLYRRTPDLGLLRYVDTKEASKLLEEIHAGICSPHMNGFVLAKKILRADFETQLNVFHVYTPMLVLVLVIQFVSLFAIIKHV; via the exons atgtgtccgccagtgaagcagaaactcagaaagttcaaaccagatatgagcttgaaaatcaaggaggaagttactaagcagatcaaagccaaagttctcagg AAAGCAGTCAAGGGACATGAACTGGCAGATCATTTTGCTGAGAATCCCGTggaaggagaatacgaacccctgaaaatgtatttttccgataaagaagtatcattcgtagaagaagacattactgaagcttacgacggttggaggatgttctttgatgaaGCTGcgaacttcaaaggagtgggcattggagcagttctGGTATCAGAAATATGTCAatattatccggtatctgccaaactcagatttcccagcaccaacaatatggcaaaaTATGAAGCCTACATACTAAGGCTCAACATGACAATCGACATAAATATTCAGGAGCTACTGGTAATCGATGATTCAGATcttcttgtgcaccaggtacaaggagaatgggccaccaagaattccaagatattgtcgTATTTACACCATGTacatgaattgagaaagaggttcacgaaaatagagtttcggcatgtgcccagaattcagaatgagtttgtcgatgcattggccaccctgtcatccatgatacagcattCCGACAAGAACTTTAtcgatcccatcccagtaaaaaTCCATAGTCAGCCGgcgtattgtgcccatgttgaagaagaaacagataggaagccttggtttcacgatatcaaagaatatttggcaaaaggagaatatctgAAGCATgcgaaccatactcagaaacgcacactccggaggctatccaatcatttcttccatatcggaggaaacttgtatagaagaactccagatttgggattgctaagatatGTCGACacaaaagaggcttctaagctacttgaggagatacatgctgggaTTTGCagcccgcatatgaatggttttgtcttggccaagaagatacttagggccg ATTTTGAAACTCAACTCAATGTGTTCCATGTCTATACACCTATGCTTGTTCTTGTACTAGTTATTCAATTTGTTTCTCTGTTTGCTATTATTAAGCATGTTTAA